Within the Vanacampus margaritifer isolate UIUO_Vmar chromosome 8, RoL_Vmar_1.0, whole genome shotgun sequence genome, the region catgcgcgcagacatgttcgtatgtaccgttgttcgtaactcgaatgttcgtaagtaggggagcgtctgtatttacaatttacaaAGTACTTGTGGATGGTTTTGTAATGATTgtggtttaaaataaaaatgcaagtgCACACTGCTCGCCTGGTTGTGTGTTCCCATAGAAATTCTGGTGGTCCATATGAAATTCTAAATACGGTTTAATGTTGGCGCGACATGTCACTCGTGAAATTTTATGGCAGAGCCGCACGCACTGTGGGAGTGCATGCTTGACTTGGACCGTTCAAATGATCCCACCCCCTTCCCGCCGCGCGCCTGTTATAATAGAAATGCAATGGCGGCCGTGTAGTGTCGTTCCGTTAGGTGCGGTGTGGTGTGGTAATGTGCCGTGCGGGGCTTATGGAAAAGCggcaaaagaaaaagagggtccacttgttttttttttttttttttaatagtgacCACCATCCCCCACCCCCGGCattatactaactgcctacgagctgaatatgtctcatctgtacgcatatagtttatacagtagtctgctcgcaagGTGGGAgtcacaagatggccgccctgtgacttcaacggcttgcgCTGGCGTGTGCGGGCTATCGGCTAACCAGTCATATATACAGGTCAGTggtctctgccgagcaatgtaaaacgcctataaagaaagcaaagcgttcctaaagaaacaacatgtgaTCGGGAAAGTCACATTTACTcccacatttttcatccgattcacTTTGTCCCAACTTCAATATGTTCCACCAATTCACGTCATGAGCTCTTCCATATTTTCCAGTTCCaaaattcacgccttacccCCAATTCCCCATTTTGCACCCTACTTTTCCCCACTCATTCTTAATAGAAGATTCtatatttcacatttacttccacatGTTTCATCTAATTCACTTTGTTCCAACTTCAATATGTTCCACCAATTCACGCCATGAGCTCGTCCATATTTTCCAGTTCCaaaattcacgccttacccacaattccccaTTTTGCACCCTACTTTTCCCCACTCATTATTAATAGAAGATTCtatatttcacatttacttccacatGTTTCATCCGATTCACTtcattccaacttcaatatATTGCTGCAGGTGCACATGTGGCCACACTGCCACAGACACAAGGACGccaaacattttgcacaggtgAATCGAGACTGTGGTGCATTGAAGCTACTCGAGGTGGCAGAGAATCTGTCAGGACGGtaattatttaattcaattaattgtcaTAAGTTTATCACCCCTGTTGATCtctctcaaatacaatttgggttctattttattatagagcaaacttgtcatgacagtcggggttccttttaaaaataattagacaAATGTACGAGTTGGTAAAGATTAGGAGACAAGTGTATTTTCTGATTCAGGAGGACGTTGAACCCACTTGATTCCTGATTTATGTGTTGAGAATGAGATTGTGTCATGTGACCAAATCACAGTATCCCTGCAGTTGCCTGGCAGCAGTCAAGCAGGAGTGAACAAGGCAGGGAGATTGTAAGCATGGCACATTATTGAACctaatatttacattattttataaattagtATTGTGTGTCAATGTTTGgatgtacagtacagtgaatGGATAAATACAGTGTATCCCTTTTAAGAACAGGACAATGTACGGAAGGAGAAGACATGACAGGACAAGGAAAGAAGAAGGAAGAGATCAGGACTGGATTAGTGGACCTGGCTGAGCAATTGGAGCGTGCTGAAGGTGGCTGTGAGGGGGAGGCTTGATAAGGGGGAGTGCCCCAGAGGCCCACCCTGGGGCCCCGTGGGGGGTGAGGGTTTGGAAAGGGGGTCTGACTCACTGCAGCCATTCAGCCACAGGGGCCCCAGGAGCTCAGATGAATTGATGTATTCAGTGCAGCAGCGGGGAAAATCTTTGGAACATCTAGGGTTAACACATCATTATGTCCACTCAGACTGGCAAATGCAGATGAAGGACAAATCAGACAATTTGAGGCCAATTCAATTTGCACTGCAGCAGAGGCACTGGACTGTAGTTGATCAGCTCTACAAAGAACATGTTTCATCATGCCTTTGGGTCATTCATTTGTGGGCTGGATGAAATGTTTGCTCATGCTTCCAAtgccttgtgtttgtgtgcaaaaaagaaaaaaaggtctcatTAAAGGCCTCCCTGTCTTATCAGGAGGTAGttttaacctttcacctttGAACTGCAAAATTGCTTAAAGAGGCTCAACAGTGTCGTCTCTGATCACACATTcgcttattatatatattgcttatcctcactaggcaTTTCCAGTTGTTATTGAAGGCagtggacttaaaaaaaaataataaaaaaaaatccatcctgACAGTCTCATTGCCTgaaatggattttattttgaaccAGGCAAGCTGCAGCCTCAAGGATTAACATCCCCATCGTTGAATTGTAAATGTTTTGCTCAATGTGCACCATGGATGGACTTTTATACTTTGTTCTATGGCTAACGGAAGACATTGCAGTGTTAAGACCGCTTGCAACTTCACTAATTCCACTGTGACCAAAGCCACGCCGTTTAGCCTACTAATGTACATGAGCACAATTCTTAAACTTCACCAATCATGATGGCACGCGGATATGAAAGTGTGTTGACATAAAGTTACAGAGAACACATAACCAGCTTCAACAAAATAACACACTAGCAATACTAAGCTAACATTAACAGTGTAAACAAACTGACACTAGCCATAGTTgctactctttttttcttattcttttgttttctttttttactcagtCACTCAAACACGCAGACATAGAAATGTTGTGTCTTGGGCAGTAAGTGAACCCGCGCCGCTTGCACCGAAGGTAAGAGACAGCACCTACTCGCCACCCAGAGGTGGGCTGAGTTTCTACTATTGCCACACATGTCAAATTTATGCTTCATgcttcaagtgtgattaaattaaagacaaataaaaaattaacactgttactcaaaaccgCTTTGTATATTTATAGACGTCTCAGTAGTCTCCCAAGCACTCTCTCCCGCCCGcgcagagcgcatatcaggcttttgatgacgtatgaatcggatgcgtgAGGATGAGCATTCACATtgcatcgcatacatatccgatttatatccacatacgataGAGGCCCAggtgtgaaaaaatcggaattgtaccaTTCACGCTGCATGAAAAATCAGATactgagctgcagtgtgaacacagccttagtctgttgtgtttgtccagttggTGTGGGAGCATTGTAGAcattatgtgtggaagtttgtgtGTCTCGTCTCGTCAAAGCTAAGCCTTTGTCACAGTCAAGCTTTTGTCACAGCCACGTCGTCCTTGTCAAAATTATCAAAATTTTGTGCAAAATTATCAAAATGATGTGTGAATTATCAGTATAGTAATTGTGGACATAGCTAACTTTATCTCCTTATAATTTATATATCTGGCAtcaatgtgtttatttacattaaatacTTTTCAAATCTCACAATCATTAAGGGgaggagatatatatatatatatatatatatatatatatatatatatatatatatatatatatatactgtatatatatgtatactaaACAAAtagggagattttttttaataatattaatataatacataataaatatatattgtttaatCATTATGTATAACATCCCAATGCATTTATCTGCATTCATTCATCATCTTCCTATCAGTTTTCCTACATAAACAGATAATGTTGAACGGCAATGCAAACTAAAACTTTTATGGCTGTTTAAACAGGTAAGTATCACATCTGCCTGGAATTTACAATCAGAGGTTAATCTTATGACCCACTGCacacgaaaaagaaaaaagtacctCATATGAAGTGATCTGTGCAAATCCCTGCATGTTTTGATGGTGCGAAGTGGTCACGTCGAAGATTTGATAGTCATTGTGCTTGTCTTCTTTATCACAACTGCTTCATTTCCCTCTGGTTTTTCGATCACTGCCggtatcagaaaaaaaaaattcttatctCTAGTTGAGCCTAAAGCAACTGTAGACAACGCAAAAGTTCACCAGTTTTGTGATCGCGGATTGAGCAACTATTTTGCCTCTTTTCTAACTCAACTCAACTAAACTGTTTTGTAACTCACTCGCGACCACAGCTTGCCCTCCACTCCAGTATGGTCGGCACACAAACGTGACTTCACATGAGAGTGGTCTATAGCACTATTGCATGTCTAAATTAAAATGGAGTGATACTATAACACTAAATGTTATGAGTTTATAGATGTAATAACCTTCCCTATATGGAGCAGAAATGTTGCAAATTCTGCGTCACTTCTGAGTCTTCTCAGGTGCCTGAGGTCCCTTCGCTCTGTTTCTCTGTTCGGTAGTTTCATCATCGTTCTCTGCAGTATAAAacgaaatacaaaattattgacAGTTTATTGTCACTTGTTTTTCCAACCTAAAATTCAACATTTGAGCCAAATATGCCATTTCAGAAACCTCTTTatctacattttaaaaaaattaaatacagcaCTAACAAATGACAACAGTTTTGTCAGAGCACAGATTCTTAAAAGAAAAAGCTTAGGTCACTTGTGCACCATGCATGAAAATAGCTCTTTCTCCCTACATAGGCCTGCCATCTGGTGGGTTTTGGTTATTACTACAAAACCTTATTGAGGAAAAGACGGACTCTTATGAGGTACGCTGAACAGAGAGGTAAATGGctttaatgttattttatttatttttactaactTTAAAAGCTACATCACGCGACAGATTGCCCATGTATTGTCACACAACGTTAAACTTCAAATGATGTAATATATCTTTTTAGCTGCTAGGAGGAGCCCGTCTGCGCTAATAGAACCGGAAATGACATTTACGCTGTTTGTTGCCGGATATATAAGGGCGAGTAACTCACCAGCGCGATGAATGGTCGTAATTTTGACTTGAGCAACGGTCTGGAGGatgttattatttcatttaaaccTGATTCAAATGAGCATACGTTTCCTGAATTCCAGGTAATGTCTCGGCTCAGATCGACCATTTGCCAGCTGCATAACGTGTTTAGGGGCTCATCGTCTTGAACGGAGTTTCGTTTCTACCGTGGTCACGTAACGTGAATTCGGAAAAGTAAAGTCTGTCACTAACCTACACTTAATAGTAAAGTAATggtatatattttaatgtaaaacactccacggcaaaaataattaaataattaaatacacgtgtaatacataaataaataaaaggaataCAAATGAAAGCTTTGACTTTGAGCAAACGTTAAAAAAGTAGTCACATTCCAATTTTAACTTTATCATAAGTCGAATGTGACAGTATCTTACTCTATCTTTATGTAGctactttgtttatttatttatttatttatttatttaatctgcCCAAGTACTCCACTTTAACGCTTTCGTTTCAAACTATACAAATGTACCTTATTAATTTCGGTGTTTCCTTAAATTGGATTTCAAcaacaaggggaaaaaacagactTTCTACTCATTAAAGCTTTGTTGCACTTGGTCTCCGCGCACTAGGCCTTTTATGGCCCAGTATAGCTATTCTACACAATTTTtatgaaatgtaaaattatatattagTGGTTAGTGTGAGAGTGGTAAACATGTGGGGGTAGATTTGTGCCCCAATTACGTAAGCGTATTGGGAAATACTGAGCATCTTTGAAAATTGAGCTTTTATTGATCCTTTtggacaaatgaaaaaaaaataaacttccatacatgacttttgatttgtatcACTTTTGATACATCTGATTACAATGCTTAACATTCTTAATAatttgataacaaaataaaGCATATAAAACATTGTTGTCTTTCCAAACATCAGATAAAACTTTTCCCACTAATTATCAATAGTATAATTGTTAATAGCAGCAATGAGAACTCCACCAACGGAACTGAATATAGCATTGGAGGAGGAACATTTCTggtttatttgaccatttttcattttgtggttcacaaactttttattCTGATTGTGTTGTGTTGGGCTTTTATACTAGCACCATGTGCATGAACATGCCCAGAATTTACTGAGTGTCTTTATCATTTGCATTTGCTGACTTTCTATCATTTTGAACACTGTATAAGTTTGTGTCCTCTGCAATGTCATGTAGCATTTTGAAATACATGTCCAATCAAGCCTTTCCTCAGAGTCTTCTTTACTTTTCCACTGCTACTCCTTCCTTTTGACTTAGCCCCTTGCTGACTGCTTCTGTGTTGTATCTTTTGGTTCAGTAAATTGCCCTCTTCTGGGTCTTTCTCATCATTACTATCTGTGGTTTATTTAGTCTTTGCAGAAGGTGTCCATTCCTccccttcatcatcatcttcctctAGCTGTTCAACATCACTTGATATGCCATCTAtaatcattttcaaaacatGGCCAGTGCTCTATTTTTGTTTATCTGCCATCTAAAACTCACACACTAATGCACACCCACAAATCATTCTCTTTTTTCCTACAATTTGTGATCTTTAGTAAAAATCAGAAAACAAAAGTCAgatctatttttttgttaacgtGACAGTATaagtaatttaaatattttagtagttgagtttaaaaaaaaaatcaatgttaaatgcaaaaaagtaaagaaaataaCACTTGACTGATCCAGAATTTCAAGACCTTATACACCTgatgtttcaaatttttatacACCGACTTTTAACACAGTTTTACTCAAACACGTATTATAAAACATTGAGTAATTTCACATTGTATATATCCATTAACTGTTTATAATGTTGTCTcagtaaaaatgttcaactttttcTTATGTTAACCACTTCAAAATTTGACAAAGTTATTCCTCAAAATTCAGATGTCTCTTCTCAAACATGGCCATCTCGCAAGGTCACAAGAAAGCCATCTGGAAAATTGCTGCCCTCTGaaggattatccgtgcaatgcacaTATCTGATCCAAATTACATCAGgcttttaagggaaaaaatattatccTCGTGAAATAGAGGGACCAAATTGTCATGTGGTATATACAATATATGATGTTTGGCATTAAAGGGTTAAGGCAGACATGCTCATAAGGATTTTATACTCCATCAATGACACCAACGTTCATGTGTTGGTCAGTTCTGGTCTGCGTGTATCCCATTATATACAGTACGTTCGTGTATCGCATTTCTTGCATTCTTACTTTTTGCTTATAatgacaaaatgtcaaatatgtacATTCTTCATTTTTATGTTGCAGTTTCCTCCTGTTCATTCAATTCTATATTTTTCAGTACTCTCCTGTCAACGTTCAAGGACCAGGATGCCCTGTTGACCCCAGTGAAGTTACACTTACCGGGTGCTCCTGCTTTTCCCACTCATGCAACAGTGAGAGCTGTTGCTGTCTGCAGACCCATGGACAGGCCTACCGCAACGATGGCACGTTGCTAAGCATTACCGTATCGGACGTTGGTCACTCCACCCCGGTGTTTGAGTGTAATGCCCTTTGTCCCTGCAGTGACAGTTGCTCAAACCGAGTGGTGCAGAGAGGGCTGAGACTACGTTTGCAGGTATGCTCCACTAGCAGCAGGGGGTGGGGAGTGCGGACTCTTCAGCCGATCCCGCATGGTACGTTTGTGTGCGAGTATGCTGGAGAGGTCATCAGTTTCGAAGAGGCACGACGAAGGCAACTTGCACAGAGATTTGAGGAAAATAATTACATCATTGCTGTACGGGAGCACGCGGGCAGAGGCTCCATCACGGAGACATTTGTAGACCCAGCCACTGTGGGAAACATAGGTCGCTTTCTAAATCACTCCTGCTTGCCCACTTTGTTCATGGTGCCGGTCCGTGTGCACTCTTTGGTGCCCAGATTGGCACTGTTTGCTGACCGGGATATCGGTGTTGAAGAGGAGCTAACGTTTGACTACTCTGGAGGCTACAGAAACCAAACACCTGGACAGCAACACCTCACACAAACTGACAGCACCATTCAGGCCAGTAGGACAGTCCAAAGGAAAGCTTGTCACTGTGGTGCCAACAACTGTGCAAAGTTCCTGCCTCTGGATTTATCCGTTTTAAACTAAACAAATAGAATGTTGCCTCGCGTTAAGTTGCATTTGTTAATGGCAATTAAGCGTAACATGCATATGTCCTAGAAATCTTTCATTTGCTTTGAAAGCCTGTTGAACTGAGCCAGTAAGAACACAAGAGACGCGCAAACATGTTCTATCATCATTATTTGCTGTTTGGTCTTGTAATGTGGCAGGAACTCCTTGACATGTCCTTCTTGCGCAGTCTTTTTCAGACATCACAGAATGCTTGTTCTGCGTAAAATATGTTTCAGTCATCATGTCCTAGCACACGATATCCTATATTTCCTCCATCTCCTGTTTGTTAGAAGCAGGTGTACTGTTACCACTGACAAATGTTAAAAGAGTAGCTTTTCTTTACAATAGattgttctatgcagccacaaGAGACTgtcactgtaaaaataaataaatctgtttttacagagaaaaaaaaaagctggcagCTGTGGTTGCCAGagaaattctgtaaaaaaaaaataaaataaataaatacagtgcaaataaacaactttacagaacaatgtgtacattttaatggtatttaatgtacaataaacagtaAATGCTTCTAAATTTTACCGGgatacaataaacaaaaccTGTATGTAAATTTTACAGAACAAAATAGTGTAAAAGCAGAATGTTGTTGGTAAATGGTACCTTCATTTGTATAGCGCTTTCCTACCTTACAATGCCCTCAAACTGCTTATGTGTACTTATGGCGCAGCATCAGGAACAACTGGAGTTTCATTATCTTGCTCATCGATCTTCGACATAGTCACACCATGCTGGGATCGAATCAACAACCTCAAGATTGCAatacgaccactctaccactgagcagCACCACCCTGTTGTTAGGTTAACAGTAAAGGACTGTTGAATCTactaatttaaaatgattagttttaggatatataatatacaagttatgtaaaaaaaaaaatacatttgcacagtattttttttacaggattaTTCTGGTAACCACAGCTGTCAGTTTTTTTccgttaaaaacaaacaaacaatttttttttaaagtgtactgataaattaataattaggtCTACAGtttgtcaattttaaataaCACTATACGTTTAGTTTAACCTTTGTATTTACATGGTATTACTGTCGGCCTATGTCTAAATATTCTTATCTGTAATATGAATTTGTAAAATGTATGTTTCTTTTGGCATAAATAAAACGTACCAAAAAATCTATTGACAAAAAAGGTTATTCTAACACTGCCATGATGTAATTGTAACTGTATTCCactgtttttagttttacagtttatctgtttttaaattacagtaatttgtaAATTCTCCCACCCAAAAATGTGATCTTCTTAACATTTTCTTACTGTCAAATCAACAGTTGTGTTTGGTTGAGTTTTACAACACACTAATGTAATTTACACAAtgcttcattgtttttgtatttacattttttatgtcatgattttacagaaatttacTGTTAATtctacagacattttttttattctaaacacagcatcgtgattaatattacgtttgtggaatatgagttaagcagcaaccccccccaacagcaacaacaaccaatcatagctcagcttcagaaaacaggtgagccctgagcaactgtgatgtcattttcagtcgacagcaagtagtcAAATGGTTGTACCCAGAGATGGAGACAAACATGGGGactttgctgctcaactcattttccacaaacataatattaatcagaatgtcgtgtttagactagcgggggCCCAGAACAACATATTGAAAAGTAAttttagggttgacttcccctttaaataggTTGCATTTAACAATAAAAGCGTTGCCCCAGGAAATAATTTGTCATTCATTAAAGCAAAGCCTCAAATAGTAATAAATGTCACATCATACACTCATATTAGTCATCCTCAACAATCTAACAACCCAACATTCTAAGTATTCTCAGCTTCTCATCGCTCTTGGACCTCAAGAGAGGTGGGACCAATTAATACGGGCCTGGGGGTATTTTGATATAGAAATAAGTTTTATTCCCCAGttagaggaggaagaggagtgtCCCACTTTAGTATGACTACTTCTGAAATCAGGCCCTCCTCTCAATGTGGCTCATTTTACTTCTTGACCTGCTTTCATCTTATTAATATCAACATCTGGGTTAATTAGAATGTCTTTCATGCACAAATGGGACCATTGCACCAGCCATACTGGGCCTGGGAGAGATGAGAATGTAGGAGTGGACAAGCACCGAGGATGCTGTCAAGTTTCTATTTTGCACCTAGTAAGAATAGGGAAAGGTGTTCTGGCAAAATTGCAACACAGAAAAGTGACTTGAATTTCCCATTGAGggattataattaatttatctATATCTTGTTTCCCCTTTTAGATGAATAGTCAAAATTGTAGAACAGCAGCAATGAGTTGCGAGCAGAGTAAAAACCTTGATGTTGCTGAATGTTTTGTAGGTTTTAGGTTTGTCATCTACATTGCATTCAGCAACATTGAATGTATAATTCTTTAAAATACGTGGCTTACTGGTGTGTATGTAACCCATTGTCTGTCCTTTTTAACAAATCTATGAGGTTATAAAAACAACCTCAATGGTATGACTCATTTTTGTTTGAGTCCCTGGAATCCCCATGGCAACCGAATGTGTGTACAGGTGGTGATTGGTCAGTGCTGGTTATGTCTTGCATGCATAAAGGCTGTTCTCAAATCTGGGCTGTTCACAAGAGCCACACTTCAAACAAATAAGTCTTTTCCGGAGTGGTCATTACCTAGCAACCACCTGTTAATCATATTATGTGAACTGCTCATGATGATAAGGAAGGATGCTGTACGATGTGCAAAATTGTCAGATGCTTCATATTGTCGTTGTTCTCCTTGCCTTGAAATGTGGATGCAGGCCTCATCTGTCAATGGAATTTTAAAGGGAAGCCTGGCTCCTATCCTATTTGATATATATTATGAGAGATGAAGCACAACCTGCAGCGATTGCCTGTCAATCACGTTTGCTCCATCCACATTCCTCCTGAGGTCCACAACGTTGGGGTTATTCTGGACTACGCCATCTCTTTCCAAATCAGTCACCGCGTCAGCCGTCTTCCTCAGGTCAGGACTCTTAGGACGCCTCTGCCCCAGAAACCCGGATCCATGTCCTAATAACTTCCTGTCTGgaccaaacatgacaaaacaaaagataaacaaataagagtgaaaataaaaatgatatagaaatatcataaaaaaaatagataaaaaatatatatcaatgaaaataaaatagtgctgtcaaagttaaagtgttaacttattgattaatcaaaaatgatcccattaatcatgtattaacgtaGATTAATCACACTTAATTTTAACcgcagattatcctttagtTTGTCAGCGGATGGTtatgtttaaggtagcacaggttgtattTGAGCAATTAACATAACATTAAAGTattaagtaaagcatttaataaatgtttgtgcagGAAATGTGTTCATgttccttttcttttcattttaaattacacaagtaataaactgattagaaaaggaggatgagagagtgtgaaaatgttgaagacgtcctcataacgttaaatgtagaaataattaccacataacaggtgctcttcaaatttggcgggcaaaaaaatgttgataaaaagcttttttaattaagtgattaatcactcatgattaaaaccctggagaacccacggggtcaaatttggcccctataaattctgctactcaaataacaaagttgtgtgattttgtccctgtgttcttgtttccattggccaaagtgtgtttgtacattcaaaatccagttctaaaatgcaacaaataaaacaaaaaaattatattgttcaatgtagctttgtatttgatttattattttcttaaattctaaatagtttactgacagtttttgttattcagatttttcgaaatgatacccctaaatcccaaaagggtcaaatttcgccctaatcctaaattagggaataaagggttaaaattgaaaaacattttttgggggtgttcagtgaactcatagcagtcatttaatgtataattcataattttccaaagaagaaaagggttcttgggttttccagggttaaacaaaagtacaagatgtgattaatcgtagAATCGATCAAGTTTTACGACACTGCCTGATCAGTGCTAcgtaaattcattcatttacgaCACGTTCCTGCTTGAATATTCAAGCAgtgaccaactgtgatgtcattcttagtcgacagcaaatgacaaaatggccacccctagCCTCCAAAACAGGTCAGGAAATAGAGTAATACTTTATTTATCCTTTTtgtaacataaaataatatagACTTTATGGTAAAGTGTTAAATAAAGTGTTCCATTCAACCGAAATAATTCACAATTTTTCATATTTCAATTTGGgcaaatatatgaaattaggccAAAAGACTGAGtttgattttaatatttaattgatACAATTTACGTCATCTGGAACATTTGTAATGAGCATTAGTAAAGATGTTCTTCCGGGATTCAAGATTAGGTAGTAATTGgtaatttataaattattaaatattgtgtgtgcgtgcgtgtgggttAACTCTGTCAGCATACTGTAATTAGTTTAATAGCTTTTCCACTACTGATTCAAATGAGCTCCGTCACGTGTGTGACTCATAGAAATAGGATTTtgcaaaatgtcccaaaatggacacaccctgagatggatttaaaacaaaaccaaaaaagtcttaaatgacTTAAGACTTAAACTTAAAAGCTTAATGCAtactccacaaacacaatattagtcAGCACATCATGTTTAGATGAGTGGGTCACCATAGAATAtattgcaaagacattttttgggtTACTTCCCCTTTACAGCTGCCGTCACCCATCACAGTAGCAAGCAAAGGAAGAATTAGTGACTCTACTGTGTGTGAGACGGTGTATTGTGTGTAGTATGTAGCCTTAAGGCAGTGACATTCAGTCATATGGCCAACTCTGGACCAATTAGTCCCGAGCTGGCTGGTGACACACTTCTAATTCTCTTGTGGTAAAACAAACACGCAAACTTAGTGATACCACAAGCCCAGAAAATCCCATTGATGTCGCCTCTTTGCACTCTCAGCTCATCTGGTGCACTGCTGTACCTAGAAATTGTAAGGACCGTTAGACACAATACATGTACAAAAAACGACAACATGCCAAACAAGTTTAACAAGCGAAAGTGAGGCGCAGAGCCCACCATTGTGACCGATACTGACGGATTACCAGCAATGAAATCTTTTTAGAGAAAATTCTGAAGGTTAAATAAGTGGCATGAGACCAGTGTCTTGTATGACGTCCTTCTTCTGAAGTATTAACAA harbors:
- the setmar gene encoding histone-lysine N-methyltransferase SETMAR, whose product is MNGRNFDLSNGLEDVIISFKPDSNEHTFPEFQYSPVNVQGPGCPVDPSEVTLTGCSCFSHSCNSESCCCLQTHGQAYRNDGTLLSITVSDVGHSTPVFECNALCPCSDSCSNRVVQRGLRLRLQVCSTSSRGWGVRTLQPIPHGTFVCEYAGEVISFEEARRRQLAQRFEENNYIIAVREHAGRGSITETFVDPATVGNIGRFLNHSCLPTLFMVPVRVHSLVPRLALFADRDIGVEEELTFDYSGGYRNQTPGQQHLTQTDSTIQASRTVQRKACHCGANNCAKFLPLDLSVLN